A genome region from Phoenix dactylifera cultivar Barhee BC4 chromosome 18, palm_55x_up_171113_PBpolish2nd_filt_p, whole genome shotgun sequence includes the following:
- the LOC103723289 gene encoding uncharacterized protein LOC103723289 isoform X1: MTAPESQAPRMETFDAYFRRADLDKDGRISGPEAVAFFQGSNLPKHVLAQRSELVSPSSHERIAGSCDYQIWNHADQNHTGYLGRQEFYNALRLVTVAQSGRELTPDLVRAALFGPAAAKIPAPQINPPSIPTAQMNSLATPTPSTQMGVTSPTQNPGIAGQQALPNATVNQQFFSAGKQIVGPPQASSPAASLPLQGVGQRPPGAASMGGPHLPSSNTPNLSADWLGSRTSGASVGGTSQGTIRGATPSANQDGFGAQQWGPTPAVTPRPQTPSAPSSAVPPKSPAAASVAANSKTSVISGNGFSSDSSLGGDIFSATPLAKQDTSLPAFSTTNVSSLSSVGAAISGSQSSIKPGQVDSLENTPSLPLGGSQLQRTQSLVKQNQLGAIQSTPALTIPNIPVGAVGPASSQSQPPWPKISQSDVQRYSGIFVQVDKDRDGKITGQEARSLFLSWKLPRDVLKQVWDLSDQDNDSMLSLREFCTALYLMERYREGCSLPAVLPNSLRFDETFSLTTVQPSTAQPSTAYGGPLWQPRPGLSPQGVPVSRPVIHITSAKQPVQTLTPSQTDVTVQPAEQKSRVTVLEKHLVDQLSSEEQSALNSKFQDATDAYKKVQELEKEILDSKEKIEFYRAKMQELVLYKSRCDNRLNEITERASADKREFESLSKKYEQKCKQVGDVASKLTIEEATFRDIQERKLELYNAIVKMEQGGSADGVLQVRADQIQSDLEQLVKALNEQCKRFGLRAKPTSLVELPFGWQPGIQEGTADWDEDWDKFEDDGFQVIKELTVEVENVVALAKPKPPTVHKEKTSKDEASAVVSSSNVDNKIEKPSTPPDRMAEGELTYAHSEDGSEKRSPGSPGRNALDNPSEENHLTRSGVHDISPHARESNSDHGAAESSMSGDRFGDEPSWGPTFDRGDDGDSIWNFDSKESEDDKGRYNFGSDDFGLYPIRTDSPSAASVFGKEKKNPLFDSAPSTPLFSSSFSPRFNEGLDDNSFDSFAHFDPFIMQETGVTHNRIFARFDSIRSTTDYSGVPQNQTLARFDSIRSTTEHPQHQTYARFDSIRSTTDYSGGFSFDDADPFGSGPFKTLESHSPRTGTDNWSAF; this comes from the exons ATGACGGCACCGGAGAGCCAAGCTCCCAGGATGGAGACCTTCGATGCATATTTTAGGAGGGCCGATTTGGATAAGGATGGGAGGATCAGCGGGCCGGAGGCGGTGGCGTTCTTTCAGGGATCCAATTTGCCCAAACACGTGTTGGCTCAG AGATCTGAGTTAGTTTCACCCAGCTCACATGAGAGAATTGCTGGCAGCTGTGATTATCAG ATTTGGAATCATGCTGATCAGAATCACACTGGTTACCTTGGGCGCCAAGAATTCTACAATGCCCTGAGACTTGTGACAGTGGCACAGAGTGGCCGAGAACTAACTCCAGATCTAGTCAGGGCTGCCTTATTTGGTCCAGCTGCTGCTAAAATTCCTGCACCACAGATAAATCCCCCATCCATTCCTACGGCTCAGATGAACTCTCTTGCCACACCTACACCTTCCACTCAGATGGGTGTTACGAGCCCAACTCAAAACCCTGGCATTGCCGGACAACAGGCACTTCCAAATGCAACCGTTAACCAGCAATTCTTTTCAGCAGGCAAACAAATTGTCGGGCCACCTCAAGCCTCATCTCCTGCTGCTTCACTTCCACTGCAGGGAGTTGGTCAACGACCACCTGGGGCTGCTAGCATGGGAGGTCCCCATCTTCCAAGTTCAAATACTCCAAATCTATCAGCTGATTGGCTTGGTAGTAGGACAAGTGGAGCTTCAGTAGGGGGAACTTCACAAGGTACTATAAGAGGTGCTACTCCCTCAGCAAACCAAGATGGATTTGGGGCACAACAATGGGGACCAACTCCTGCGGTAACTCCTAGACCACAAACACCATCTGCACCATCCTCGGCAGTTCCACCAAAATCACCTGCTGCAGCTTCAGTTGCTGCGAATTCAAAAACCTCAGTTATATCAGGAAATGGCTTTTCTTCTGATTCGTCTTTAGGAGGAGATATATTTTCTGCCACTCCCCTGGCAAAGCAAGACACATCTTTACCGGCCTTCTCGACAACTAATGTGTCTAGCTTGTCCAGTGTTGGCGCAGCTATTTCTGGGTCTCAAAGTTCCATTAAGCCAGGGCAGGTAGATTCATTGGAAAACACACCATCACTTCCTCTTggtggtagtcagttgcaacGAACTCAGTCACTGGTCAAGCAAAACCAACTAGGTGCGATACAGAGCACTCCAGCATTAACCATTCCTAATATTCCAGTTGGAGCTGTTGGTCCTGCTTCCAGTCAGTCCCAGCCACCATGGCCAAAGATTTCACAATCTGATGTTCAAAGATACAGTGGAATATTTGTGCAGGTAGATAAGGATAGAGATGGGAAAATCACTGGTCAAGAGGCACGCAGTCTGTTCCTGAGTTGGAAACTACCTAGAG ATGTCTTAAAGCAGGTGTGGGATTTATCTGACCAGGATAATGATAGCATGCTTTCGCTTAGGGAGTTCTGTACGGCCTTATATTTAATGGAGAGATACCGAGAAGGGTGCAGTCTTCCTGCTGTGCTTCCAAATAGCCTTAggtttgatgaaacattttccCTTACTACTGTTCAACCTTCAACAGCTCAACCTTCAACTGCATATGGTGGTCCACTCTGGCAGCCAAGGCCTG GATTATCACCTCAAGGGGTCCCTGTATCACGGCCTGTAATACATATTACTTCAGCGAAGCAACCTGTGCAAACTCTGACCCCTTCTCAGACTGATGTCACGGTGCAGCCAGCAGAACAGAAATCAAGGGTCACAGTATTGGAGAAGCATCTGGTTGACCAACTAAGCAGTGAGGAACAGAGTGCACTGAACTCAAAGTTCCAGGATGCtacagatgcatacaaaaag GTTCAAGAATTGGAAAAGGAGATACTAGATTCTAAAGAGAAGATCGAGTTTTACCGTGCCAAGATGCAAGAACTT GTTCTTTACAAAAGTAGGTGTGACAACAGGCTGAACGAGATCACTGAGAGGGCTTCTGCTGATAAACGTGAG TTTGAATCTTTGTCTAAGAAATATGAACAAAAGTGCAAGCAAGTTGGAGATGTGGCGTCAAAACTTACAATTGAGGAGGCTACGTTTCGTGATATTCAG GAAAGAAAACTGGAATTGTATAATGCAATAGTCAAAATGGAACAAGGTGGAAGTGCTGATGGTGTACTTCAG GTTCGAGCTGATCAGATACAATCTGATCTTGAGCAGCTTGTGAAAGCTTTGAATGAACAATGCAAACGATTTGGATTACGTGCCAAACCAACTTCATTGGTTGAGCTTCCTTTTG GTTGGCAGCCTGGCATACAAGAAGGGACTGCTGATTGGGATGAAGACTGGGACAAATTTGAAGATGATG GGTTTCAAGTTATAAAAGAGCTTACTGTTGAAGTGGAAAATGTTGTTGCCCTTGCAAAACCCAAGCCTCCAACAGTTCACAAAGAAAAAACCTCCAAGGATGAGGCATCTGCAGTTGTATCATCATCCAATGTTGATAACAAAATTGAGAAGCCTTCTACCCCTCCTGACAGGATGGCTGAGGGTGAACTGACCTATGCCCATAGTGAAGATGGATCAGAAAAAAGATCCCCTGGCAGTCCTGGAAGAAATGCTTTGGACAATCCCTCTGAAGAAAATCATCTGACACGGTCTGGAGTACATGACATCTCACCCCATGCTAGAGAAAGTAATAG TGATCATGGTGCTGCTGAATCCTCTATGTCGGGAGACAGGTTTGGTGATGAGCCTTCATGGGGTCCAACTTTTGATCGTGGTGATGATGGTGACTCAATATGGAACTTTGATTCAAAG GAGAGTGAAGACGATAAGGGCAGATACAACTTTGGATCTGATGACTTTGGTCTATATCCAATCAGGACAGACTCCCCAAGTGCAGCTAGCGTGtttggaaaagagaagaaaaatccaTTATTTGATTCAGCTCCAAGCACACCTCTGTTCAGCTCTAGCTTCTCACCGAGGTTTAATGAAGGGCTAGACGACAACTCTTTCGACAGTTTTGCTCATTTTGATCCTTTCATAATGCAAGAAACTGGTGTTACACACAATCGGATTTTTGCAAGGTTTGATTCCATTCGTAGCACCACTGACTACAGTGGTGTTCCACAGAATCAGACCCTCGCAAGGTTTGATTCTATACGCAGTACGACTGAACATCCACAGCATCAGACCTATGCAAGGTTCGACTCCATTCGTAGCACCACTGACTACAGTGGGGGTTTCTCTTTTGACGACGCTGACCCCTTTGGCTCGGGACCATTCAAGACTTTAGAAAGTCATAGCCCAAGAACTGGAACTGATAATTGGAGTGCATTTTAA
- the LOC103723289 gene encoding actin cytoskeleton-regulatory complex protein PAN1-like isoform X2 codes for MTAPESQAPRMETFDAYFRRADLDKDGRISGPEAVAFFQGSNLPKHVLAQIWNHADQNHTGYLGRQEFYNALRLVTVAQSGRELTPDLVRAALFGPAAAKIPAPQINPPSIPTAQMNSLATPTPSTQMGVTSPTQNPGIAGQQALPNATVNQQFFSAGKQIVGPPQASSPAASLPLQGVGQRPPGAASMGGPHLPSSNTPNLSADWLGSRTSGASVGGTSQGTIRGATPSANQDGFGAQQWGPTPAVTPRPQTPSAPSSAVPPKSPAAASVAANSKTSVISGNGFSSDSSLGGDIFSATPLAKQDTSLPAFSTTNVSSLSSVGAAISGSQSSIKPGQVDSLENTPSLPLGGSQLQRTQSLVKQNQLGAIQSTPALTIPNIPVGAVGPASSQSQPPWPKISQSDVQRYSGIFVQVDKDRDGKITGQEARSLFLSWKLPRDVLKQVWDLSDQDNDSMLSLREFCTALYLMERYREGCSLPAVLPNSLRFDETFSLTTVQPSTAQPSTAYGGPLWQPRPGLSPQGVPVSRPVIHITSAKQPVQTLTPSQTDVTVQPAEQKSRVTVLEKHLVDQLSSEEQSALNSKFQDATDAYKKVQELEKEILDSKEKIEFYRAKMQELVLYKSRCDNRLNEITERASADKREFESLSKKYEQKCKQVGDVASKLTIEEATFRDIQERKLELYNAIVKMEQGGSADGVLQVRADQIQSDLEQLVKALNEQCKRFGLRAKPTSLVELPFGWQPGIQEGTADWDEDWDKFEDDGFQVIKELTVEVENVVALAKPKPPTVHKEKTSKDEASAVVSSSNVDNKIEKPSTPPDRMAEGELTYAHSEDGSEKRSPGSPGRNALDNPSEENHLTRSGVHDISPHARESNSDHGAAESSMSGDRFGDEPSWGPTFDRGDDGDSIWNFDSKESEDDKGRYNFGSDDFGLYPIRTDSPSAASVFGKEKKNPLFDSAPSTPLFSSSFSPRFNEGLDDNSFDSFAHFDPFIMQETGVTHNRIFARFDSIRSTTDYSGVPQNQTLARFDSIRSTTEHPQHQTYARFDSIRSTTDYSGGFSFDDADPFGSGPFKTLESHSPRTGTDNWSAF; via the exons ATGACGGCACCGGAGAGCCAAGCTCCCAGGATGGAGACCTTCGATGCATATTTTAGGAGGGCCGATTTGGATAAGGATGGGAGGATCAGCGGGCCGGAGGCGGTGGCGTTCTTTCAGGGATCCAATTTGCCCAAACACGTGTTGGCTCAG ATTTGGAATCATGCTGATCAGAATCACACTGGTTACCTTGGGCGCCAAGAATTCTACAATGCCCTGAGACTTGTGACAGTGGCACAGAGTGGCCGAGAACTAACTCCAGATCTAGTCAGGGCTGCCTTATTTGGTCCAGCTGCTGCTAAAATTCCTGCACCACAGATAAATCCCCCATCCATTCCTACGGCTCAGATGAACTCTCTTGCCACACCTACACCTTCCACTCAGATGGGTGTTACGAGCCCAACTCAAAACCCTGGCATTGCCGGACAACAGGCACTTCCAAATGCAACCGTTAACCAGCAATTCTTTTCAGCAGGCAAACAAATTGTCGGGCCACCTCAAGCCTCATCTCCTGCTGCTTCACTTCCACTGCAGGGAGTTGGTCAACGACCACCTGGGGCTGCTAGCATGGGAGGTCCCCATCTTCCAAGTTCAAATACTCCAAATCTATCAGCTGATTGGCTTGGTAGTAGGACAAGTGGAGCTTCAGTAGGGGGAACTTCACAAGGTACTATAAGAGGTGCTACTCCCTCAGCAAACCAAGATGGATTTGGGGCACAACAATGGGGACCAACTCCTGCGGTAACTCCTAGACCACAAACACCATCTGCACCATCCTCGGCAGTTCCACCAAAATCACCTGCTGCAGCTTCAGTTGCTGCGAATTCAAAAACCTCAGTTATATCAGGAAATGGCTTTTCTTCTGATTCGTCTTTAGGAGGAGATATATTTTCTGCCACTCCCCTGGCAAAGCAAGACACATCTTTACCGGCCTTCTCGACAACTAATGTGTCTAGCTTGTCCAGTGTTGGCGCAGCTATTTCTGGGTCTCAAAGTTCCATTAAGCCAGGGCAGGTAGATTCATTGGAAAACACACCATCACTTCCTCTTggtggtagtcagttgcaacGAACTCAGTCACTGGTCAAGCAAAACCAACTAGGTGCGATACAGAGCACTCCAGCATTAACCATTCCTAATATTCCAGTTGGAGCTGTTGGTCCTGCTTCCAGTCAGTCCCAGCCACCATGGCCAAAGATTTCACAATCTGATGTTCAAAGATACAGTGGAATATTTGTGCAGGTAGATAAGGATAGAGATGGGAAAATCACTGGTCAAGAGGCACGCAGTCTGTTCCTGAGTTGGAAACTACCTAGAG ATGTCTTAAAGCAGGTGTGGGATTTATCTGACCAGGATAATGATAGCATGCTTTCGCTTAGGGAGTTCTGTACGGCCTTATATTTAATGGAGAGATACCGAGAAGGGTGCAGTCTTCCTGCTGTGCTTCCAAATAGCCTTAggtttgatgaaacattttccCTTACTACTGTTCAACCTTCAACAGCTCAACCTTCAACTGCATATGGTGGTCCACTCTGGCAGCCAAGGCCTG GATTATCACCTCAAGGGGTCCCTGTATCACGGCCTGTAATACATATTACTTCAGCGAAGCAACCTGTGCAAACTCTGACCCCTTCTCAGACTGATGTCACGGTGCAGCCAGCAGAACAGAAATCAAGGGTCACAGTATTGGAGAAGCATCTGGTTGACCAACTAAGCAGTGAGGAACAGAGTGCACTGAACTCAAAGTTCCAGGATGCtacagatgcatacaaaaag GTTCAAGAATTGGAAAAGGAGATACTAGATTCTAAAGAGAAGATCGAGTTTTACCGTGCCAAGATGCAAGAACTT GTTCTTTACAAAAGTAGGTGTGACAACAGGCTGAACGAGATCACTGAGAGGGCTTCTGCTGATAAACGTGAG TTTGAATCTTTGTCTAAGAAATATGAACAAAAGTGCAAGCAAGTTGGAGATGTGGCGTCAAAACTTACAATTGAGGAGGCTACGTTTCGTGATATTCAG GAAAGAAAACTGGAATTGTATAATGCAATAGTCAAAATGGAACAAGGTGGAAGTGCTGATGGTGTACTTCAG GTTCGAGCTGATCAGATACAATCTGATCTTGAGCAGCTTGTGAAAGCTTTGAATGAACAATGCAAACGATTTGGATTACGTGCCAAACCAACTTCATTGGTTGAGCTTCCTTTTG GTTGGCAGCCTGGCATACAAGAAGGGACTGCTGATTGGGATGAAGACTGGGACAAATTTGAAGATGATG GGTTTCAAGTTATAAAAGAGCTTACTGTTGAAGTGGAAAATGTTGTTGCCCTTGCAAAACCCAAGCCTCCAACAGTTCACAAAGAAAAAACCTCCAAGGATGAGGCATCTGCAGTTGTATCATCATCCAATGTTGATAACAAAATTGAGAAGCCTTCTACCCCTCCTGACAGGATGGCTGAGGGTGAACTGACCTATGCCCATAGTGAAGATGGATCAGAAAAAAGATCCCCTGGCAGTCCTGGAAGAAATGCTTTGGACAATCCCTCTGAAGAAAATCATCTGACACGGTCTGGAGTACATGACATCTCACCCCATGCTAGAGAAAGTAATAG TGATCATGGTGCTGCTGAATCCTCTATGTCGGGAGACAGGTTTGGTGATGAGCCTTCATGGGGTCCAACTTTTGATCGTGGTGATGATGGTGACTCAATATGGAACTTTGATTCAAAG GAGAGTGAAGACGATAAGGGCAGATACAACTTTGGATCTGATGACTTTGGTCTATATCCAATCAGGACAGACTCCCCAAGTGCAGCTAGCGTGtttggaaaagagaagaaaaatccaTTATTTGATTCAGCTCCAAGCACACCTCTGTTCAGCTCTAGCTTCTCACCGAGGTTTAATGAAGGGCTAGACGACAACTCTTTCGACAGTTTTGCTCATTTTGATCCTTTCATAATGCAAGAAACTGGTGTTACACACAATCGGATTTTTGCAAGGTTTGATTCCATTCGTAGCACCACTGACTACAGTGGTGTTCCACAGAATCAGACCCTCGCAAGGTTTGATTCTATACGCAGTACGACTGAACATCCACAGCATCAGACCTATGCAAGGTTCGACTCCATTCGTAGCACCACTGACTACAGTGGGGGTTTCTCTTTTGACGACGCTGACCCCTTTGGCTCGGGACCATTCAAGACTTTAGAAAGTCATAGCCCAAGAACTGGAACTGATAATTGGAGTGCATTTTAA